DNA from Bradyrhizobium japonicum USDA 6:
CACCATATGAATGGGAGAGAGGAGGTGAGCATCATGCGCATCCAACATTGGCAAGACGCTGCCAGCCTGTTGGTCGGCGTGTGGCTGGTCCTGTCGCCGTTCGTCCTCGGCTCGTCCGGGGCGGCTGTCTGGATCACCATCGCGCTCGGGCTCGGCGTCGTGCTGTTTGCCGTAGAAGCGTTTGTCATCCCGTCCTACCTGGAAGAGTGGGGAGAGATGCTGCTGGGCCTGGCTCTGGTGCTGGCGCCTTGGGCCATTGGTTATGACGCGACGTCAGCCACGGTCAGCAGCGTACTCTCAGGCATCCTGGTGATCCTGTTCGGCGGCTGGGAGCTGATAACTGATCGGGATTTCACCACCTGGTGGCACGATCGCTGGCATCACCGGGCCGGCTGACGAGAGCCTTTGGCCGAGCTTTTCGATGCGGACTATCGGCCACGGTGCAGGGCCTTTCGGTCCTGCACCGTGAGGGTTGCCTCACTATGCGGCTCTGGGCTCGATCGGGTGCCAGATGCTGATTTTGCGCGTCTCCGGCATCAGGAACATCGCGAGCACGAAACACACCGCGGGGACCACGATCGGGTAGATCAGTGCGTAGCCGACGCTGCCGGTGGCGGCGAAAGCGGCCGACGTGATGAACGGCACCAGTCCGCCACCCCAGCCATTGCCGATGTGATATGGCACCGAGACCGACGTGTACCTGATCCTGGCGGGGAAGAATTCCGCAAGGAACGCACCGACCGGCCCGTACACCATCCCGACGTAGCAGACGAGGATGAAGATAATGAAGACTGCGATCGGATAGTTGATGCTCCCGGGATGCGTAACCGCTCCGAGCCACAGATACAGCGGATAGTAGGTGGTCGCGGCAAGCAGCATGCCTCCCAGGATCACCGGCTTGCGGCCGATCTGATCCGACAGCCAGCCAAAGAAGATCAGGCTCGGTGTTGCAATCAGCAGCGCCGCTCCCACGATGTAGGCCGAGGTCACCGGGTCCACCTTGGAGACCTGCTGCAGGAAGTACAGCGCCCAGAACTGACCGCTGTACCAGACCACGCCCTGTCCGATCAGGACCACAATGGCGATCCCGATGTATTTGATGTTGGCACTCAGGAAAGCCTCCTTCCAGGGGTTCCTGGTCATCTGCCCGCGAGCCTTGATTTCCTGGAAGATCGGCGTCTCCTGGAGCTGGAGCCGGATGTAAATGGCGATGGCCACCAGCAGGAACGACACCAGGAACGGAACGCGCCACGCCCACTCGTCGAAGGCCTGATTGCCGAACCAGGTTCGGGTCAGAACGATCACGGCGAGCGATACCACGATCCCGAGCGTGGGCGAGGTCTGCAGCCAACCGGTGTAGTAGCCGCGCCGATCGTCGGGTACATGCTCGGCGACATAGGTAATGGCGCCGCCATATTCGCCGCCCAGGCACAGGCCCTGGATCATGCGCAAGCCAAAGAGAATGAACGCGGCCGTCAGTCCGATCGACTGATAGGTCGGGGTCAATCCGATGGCTCCTGTGCCCAGCCCCATTCCGCTGAGCGTGATGAGAAAGGTGTATTTGCGGCCGACCCGGTCACCCATCCATCCGAACAGGAATGCCCCTAGCGGACGGATGAGAAATCCTGCCGTAAAGAGCGCGATTGTGCTGAGGAGGGCTGCGATCGGGTGGGATTGCTCGAAGAACTTGACCGACAGAACTGCGGCCAAGCTGCCAAAGATATAGAAATCATACCATTCGATGACGTTTCCCACCGATGCAGCGATGATCACGCGGCGAAAATCGCTCGGTATTTGCATGGGCATTTGCAACTCCTATGGTTTCAAGATGTCTCCTCGCGTTGTTTCAGCGGTCGATCTTCTCGCGGAGTGCGTGATGCGCGGTGTTGCGTGCGCCTGTTCACGAATTGCGTCGGCAACGCCTGACCTCAGGGGAGTTTTGGTCCACCTGGGGTGAGCTCCAGCGGCCTTAGAACCGCGAGCCCTCCACTGCCTTGCCCGTCTGCCGGGGAGGCGGGGAACCATAGTGTAATCCCACCAGGGGCAGGCACCTTATGAGACTTTCGGCTCAATCGACCCGCGCCCGGGGGCGTTTGCGCAGGAGATTGCACTAGCTCAATTTCTCCGTGACGTCTGGCGGGCAGCGAACGGAAGGTCGTCCCAGGCGTTGTGTGGGGTCTATCCGAGGATCTCACCATGCAGAACATCGCAGAGCATATGGAAGTCATCGGCGCCGATGGCGTCCACATCGGCACAGTCGACAAGGTCGAGGGCCATCGCATCAAGCTGACCAAGAAGGACAGCGGCGAGGGCAGCCACAAGGGCCACCATCACTTCATCGACAAGGGCCTCGTCGCCGGTGTCGAGGGCAACAAGGTCCGGCTCTCGGCCAAGGCGGACGTTGCCGTGACGATGGAAGAGGAAAAATAGGGAGACCTTCGCTCCGTTCCTGATCCGTACCGCTATTCGCCTGCCTGCACGTTCCGGTAGCCTCCCGGCCTGTCGCGTATCGTAAGGTGCAGGGAATGGCGGAGCCGGGCCGGCCAGTTCGGTCCCAGGGGATCGCGGGGACTTGGATTGCGGGGACTTGGCCCGTCGGCCGAGCTGCGTCCGCGCGCGGCCTCGCGCCGGCAGGGTTCGACCTCTGGACGTCGCTGGCCGAGACCCTGCGCCAATGGGCACGCGCCGAGGCCGGCGCCGGGCGATTGTTGCCGTGGGTGCCGGTCGCGTTCGGCGGCGGTATCGCGCTCTACTTTGCCGCCGATCATGAACCGGTGCTGTGGGTCGTTGCCGCAACGGCCATCGCACTCATGCTCGGCGCCGTGCTGTTGCGGCGGAGCCGGTTGTTTGCGCCGGCGATCATGATCGCGGCGGTCGCGGCCGGTCATGCCACGGCGACCTGGAAGACCGTGCGGATCGCGCACACGGTGCTCGCAAAGCCGCTTTATTCCGTCTCGCTGTCGGGCTTCGTCGAGACCCGCGACATCCGTGAGCGCACCGACCGCTTCGTGCTGCGCGTCACGGCGATGGATGCGCAGCGCAGCGACGTCAAGCTCGAGCGCGTGCGCCTCTCGGTGCGCAAGGGAACTGCGCCCGAAGTCGGCAGCTTCGTGCAGTTGAAGGCGCGGCTGTTGCCGCCGTTGTCGCCGGTGCGCCCCGGCAGCTACGACTTTTCGCGCGACATGTTCTTCCAGGGCATCGGCGCCTCCGGCTTCGTGATGGGCACGATTGCGGCATCGGTGCCGCCGGATGCCGGTGGCTTGCGGCTACGTTATGCCGCCTTCATGCAGGGGCTGCGCGATGCGATCGACGCGCGCATCCGCGCCACGCTCGAGGGCGACAACCGGGCGATTGCGACCGCGCTGCTCACGGGCCGGCGCGATGCGATCAGCACGCCCGTCAACGACGCCATGTTCATCTCAGGGCTCGGCCATGTGCTCTCGATTTCCGGCTATCACATGGCGGTCGTCGCCGGCGTGGTCTTCTTCGCGGTGCGCGCGCTGCTGGCGCTGATCCCTGGAATGGCGGCCGGCTTTGCCATCAAGAAATGGTCGGCGGCCGCCGCCCTGGTCGCAGCCGCGTTCTATCTGCTGTTGTCGGGCGCGGAGGTCGCGACGCAACGCTCGTTCTTCATGACCGCGGTGGTGCTGATCGCGGTCATGGTCGATCGCCGTGCCATCACCTTCCGCACGCTGGCGGTGGCTGCGCTGATCGTGCTCGCGGTCGCACCGGAAGCACTGGTGCATCCGAGTTTTCAAATGTCCTTCGCCGCGACGCTCGGACTGGTCGCGCTGGTGCAGATCGGCATGCCGAACCTGTTTGCTTCGCCCGATCATTCCGCGACCGCGCGGATTGCAATGTGGGGCGGGCGTGAGATCGCGATGCTGTTCCTGGCCTCGCTGATCGCGGGGCTCGCGACCACGCCCTATGCCGCTTTCCACTTCCACCGCGTCACCCCATTCGGCGTGCTCGCCAACCTCGGGGCGATGCCGGTGGTCTCGGCCCTGGTGATGCCCGCGGGGCTGTTGGGTTTGATTGCAGCGCCGTTCGGGCTTGATGGTCCGTTCTGGTGGTTGATGGGGATCGGCATCGACTGGATGGTTGCGGTGTCGCGCTGGGTGGCCGCTTTGCCGGGCGCAGTCGGCCGCATCTCGGCTTTCGGCATCGCACCGCTGATCGCTGCAAGCTTGGGGATCATCGTGATGGGCTTGTTGCGCACGCCGTTGCGCTGGGCCGGCGCGGTGGTGTTGTTGGCAGCGATCCTCTGGGGACTGTGCGCGCGGCAGCCCGATGTCCTGATCGCCGGTGACGGCCAGAGCGTCGCGGTGCGGGGCAGGGATGGACACCTCCATCTGATCAGGTCGAGCAAGGACAGTTTTCTTCTGAAGGAATGGCTCGCCGCCGACGCCGATTCGCGCGACGCCGGCAGTGCCTTACTGGCCGCCGGCGTGTCGTGCGACGAGGCCGGCTGCGTGACGCCGCTCGCCGACGGGCGCCTGGTCGCGCTGGCCTTGCGCATCGATTCACTGGCTGACGATTGCAGCCGTGCCGCGCTGGTGGTGACGGCGCGGCCGGCGCCGCCGGATTGCGCGGCGATGGTTGTCGACCGGCAGCGTCTCGCAAGGCAGGGCGCGCTGGCGCTGACGCGAAGCGGCGACGGCTTCGCGGTTCAGGCGGCGAAGACGAGGGGGACAGACCGTCCATGGTCGCCGGCGGCCGCCGGCGAGGCGGATTTCAGCGCGAGCCTTGCGCCGCAGGTGGCGGCTCCCCGCAACCGCGACGCGACGCCATCGGAAGCCGACCTGCAGGCCGAGGATTGAGCGGACGGGTTACAGATACCAGGCCAACACGGCGTCGAGCCTGGCATTGCCGATCACCGGCAGGACGACCATCTGGCTCAGTCCAGAGGCGCTGGCCTGCAAGGCCGCGACCGAGCCGTCACGCGCGAGATCGTCGTTGAGTGCGGGCATGCCGGTGGCCCAGGCCCCGCCGATGCTGCCTTCGCCTTTGGCGATGGATTTCGTCGCGTAGAGCGCGGCGAGGTCGGTCTGCGCGCTGCAATCGCCGGCGCGGAAGACCAGCGCCGAACGGGCCTCGTCCGGGACCCAGATCTCGAAGCGTCGCGCAATCGGGGTCGCCTGCGCCGAGAGGAACGTCAGCACCCAGGTCTGATCGGTGCCGGTCCGGTAGGGGACGCCGACGCCGAGATTGATTCCGACCTTGGCGGCGTCCTCCCAGCGCAGAAAACTCCTGGCATCGTGCAGGTCCTTGATGATCAGCGGCAGGCCGGCTTTCCAGATGCGACCGGGCAGGCCGAAGCCACGCGGAAATCTGGTGTGGCGGGAGTTGAATTCGAACATGTCGGCGGTGCCGTAGTAGCCGTCGACGAGCCCCATCTCATGGGAGGCTTCGGCATCGTTGTGCCAGAGCTCGATCGCGCCGACATGGGCCTCGTCGTCGCCGCAGAACAGCACCATGACGGCTTGCAGGAATTCGCCTGAAAACACCGGCACCGCCACGCCGCAGGTCAGCCCGGCGGCGATGGCCTGATCGGTCCGCTTGAAATAGGAATCGGCGAATCTGGTGAGGATCACGGGGTGGCCGCTGGCCCAGGCCTTGCCGGGAAGCCCCTCGTCGTATCCGAAGTGCAGATCTTCGCTCACGGCCTTGAACGCGGTCAACCCTTCGCCGTAGAGGCCGCCGCCGAATTCCAGCCGTATGCGCGTGCGGTCAGGCACCCAGAGTTCAACGACGCGAATGAAGGTCTTCATCGAACGTGTCCGCCGTCTCAAGCCGCACCAAGCATCGGCCATTTGGCTGCGGAACGGACGTTCAAAATTCAGGCAGGACAGCGCAAACTTCGTGCGGTGGGAGGAGGTCCGCCCGATGGAGTTTCGCGGGACACGAACGGCACCATCTCGCCGGCCTCGGCCGGCGATGGCGATTTTCAATCCTGGCCCGACCTGCCGGCCGGGAATGGTCATGTCAGCCGATCGGCAGGCGGGTGATGGTCGGCCGGTTGTCGGTGATGATCTGCGGCTTGTGCTCGCGCTCGCCGAGCGGCTGGGTCACCGGCAGTTGCAGCACGGTCGCGCGTTGGCCTTCGACCAGCTGCGTCACCAGCACGGATTTGCCGTCGGGGAATTCGATCGCATCATGATGGCGATCGGGAATGTGCGGATCGATCTTGCCGAACTTGCCGACGCGCGAATTGACGGTGCGCGTCCAGATCCAGCGATTGTCGTAACGGACGTTGTCGGCGAAGGCGAGCTCCGTTCCCGGCAGCAGGCAGACCGCGACGGTCGGATCGGCCGCAGAGGCAAAGCCGCGCGTCGAGGTGCCGCGGAAGGTTGTCGTGACGATCGTCTCGCCGACTTCGGCGGGACGCGACGCGACGGCATGCAGGCTGTAGTCACACATCGGGTGCTCCTCAATCGGGATAGCAACCCGCGCCTCTTCTGAGGCGCAGGCCTCTATCAGAGTGGAAGCCCGCGATTATATGCGATGTTGAGGGCAAATCTGCGGCTTGAGTCCGCAGACTGCCATCACAATATCTTTTCCAAATGCACTGGGAACAAAGCCCGTCCCCGTGGATTCTGCGAGCGTCAGCGGCCCGCGGGCGCGGACCAACCCGGATATTGCCAGGCCGGCTGCGACGGTTGGTTGACTGCGTCGCGGGCCTTGCGGGTTTGATCGCTCACGGCGCTGTCCTTGCGGACATGGGGCCGCGATTGCGCGCCCGCGGCCAAGGCTTCCGCGGCCAAGGCTTGCGACGCTGAAGCTGCGATCAGTGCCACTGCAACTGTGCTCAGAACGATCTGGCGCATGACTTCTCCTCGAACCTGAAGGCCGCGAGGCAGGGCTGCTTCGTGCGGCGTGCCGAGGATGTACCGCCGGGGAAGGGGCCGGATAATCTGCGCAAAACCAGAAAGACTATCCAGCCGGAGCGGACAATCGTCCGCTCCAAGCTCGGATCGGCGATGCCGATCTAAAGCGCGCGGGCGCCAAACAACCGATACCGGCGCGTCCGGTATCAGTACTTCCGGTACAGCCCGATCAGCTTACCCTGGATCTTCACCCGGTTGGGCGGCAGGATGCGGACCTCATAGGCCGCATTGGCGGGCTCGAGCGCGATCGAGGCGCCGCGGCGGCGGAAGCGCTTCAGGGTTGCTTCCTCATCGTCGATCAGCGCCACCACGATATCGCCGGTATCGGCGCTCTCGTTGCGCTGGATCAGCGCCATGTCGCCGTCGAGAATGCCGGCCTCGACCATGGAATCGCCGCGTACTTCGAGCGCGTAATGTTCGCCCGAGCCGAGCATGTCAGGCGGTACGCTGATGGTGTGGCTGCGGGTCTGCAAGGCCTCGATCGGCGTGCCGGCCGCGATGCGGCCCATTACGGGGACTGCGACGGGACGCTCGCCCTCATCCGCCGGCGGGCTCGAAGTCGTGCGGACCTTGCCGAGATTGCCTTCGATGACGCTCGGCGTGAAGCCGCGGCGGCTGCCGGCGGCGGCCTGAAGCTCGGGCAGCTTGATCACCTCGATGGCGCGGGCGCGGTTGGGCAGGCGCCGGATGAAGCCGCGCTCCTCGAGCGCGGTGATCAGGCGATGGATGCCCGATTTCGAGCGCAGGTCGAGCGCGTCCTTCATCTCGTCGAAGGAGGGCGGCACGCCGCTTTCCTTCAACCGTTCGCTGATGAACCGCAGGAGTTCGTATTGTTTGCGCGTTAACATCTCGACCAAAATCCCCCGGTTGATGTCGTTCGATTCCGAGACGCTGAATTCAGCAGTAAGCCGCTACATGCTCGAAACAAATCATGAACGGACACTATATGTTCGATACATGTTCCGCAACTGCTTAATTTACAGTGAACGCGACAAAGTTCGCGGAACGCACGCGAACGAAGCGCTCAGACGGGCAGCCGCAAGACCTCGCAAGGTGTGCCGGCTTCGGCTCTCGGCGCGAATGGCGCGCGCACGAGAAGTGCCTGTGCCACAGCGAGATTCGCAAGCAGCGAGGAATCCTGGTGATTGACCGGAAGGGCGAGGAGCGTGCCGTCGTCGCGCAGCTCGAGGCGCGCGCGGAGGTAATCCTCGCGCTGGTCGTTGGCGCCGACGTCGCGGCCGAGCACCGCGCGTTCGCGGCGGTGATGAATCATCGAACGGCCCGAAAGCGCGCGAATCAACGGCACCATGAACAGGAAGCCGCAAACGTAGGATGACACGGGATTGCCGGGCAGGCCGATCACGCGCATCGCGCCGAGCCGCCCGTTCATCATCGGCTTGCCCGGCCGCATCGCGATCTTCCAGAACGCCATCGAGATACCTTCGTCCCTCAGCGCCTGTTGGACCAGATCGTGGTCCCCGACCGACGCGCCGCCGGTC
Protein-coding regions in this window:
- a CDS encoding SPW repeat protein, with amino-acid sequence MRIQHWQDAASLLVGVWLVLSPFVLGSSGAAVWITIALGLGVVLFAVEAFVIPSYLEEWGEMLLGLALVLAPWAIGYDATSATVSSVLSGILVILFGGWELITDRDFTTWWHDRWHHRAG
- a CDS encoding MFS transporter yields the protein MPMQIPSDFRRVIIAASVGNVIEWYDFYIFGSLAAVLSVKFFEQSHPIAALLSTIALFTAGFLIRPLGAFLFGWMGDRVGRKYTFLITLSGMGLGTGAIGLTPTYQSIGLTAAFILFGLRMIQGLCLGGEYGGAITYVAEHVPDDRRGYYTGWLQTSPTLGIVVSLAVIVLTRTWFGNQAFDEWAWRVPFLVSFLLVAIAIYIRLQLQETPIFQEIKARGQMTRNPWKEAFLSANIKYIGIAIVVLIGQGVVWYSGQFWALYFLQQVSKVDPVTSAYIVGAALLIATPSLIFFGWLSDQIGRKPVILGGMLLAATTYYPLYLWLGAVTHPGSINYPIAVFIIFILVCYVGMVYGPVGAFLAEFFPARIRYTSVSVPYHIGNGWGGGLVPFITSAAFAATGSVGYALIYPIVVPAVCFVLAMFLMPETRKISIWHPIEPRAA
- a CDS encoding DUF2171 domain-containing protein, encoding MQNIAEHMEVIGADGVHIGTVDKVEGHRIKLTKKDSGEGSHKGHHHFIDKGLVAGVEGNKVRLSAKADVAVTMEEEK
- a CDS encoding ComEC/Rec2 family competence protein, translated to MAEPGRPVRSQGIAGTWIAGTWPVGRAASARGLAPAGFDLWTSLAETLRQWARAEAGAGRLLPWVPVAFGGGIALYFAADHEPVLWVVAATAIALMLGAVLLRRSRLFAPAIMIAAVAAGHATATWKTVRIAHTVLAKPLYSVSLSGFVETRDIRERTDRFVLRVTAMDAQRSDVKLERVRLSVRKGTAPEVGSFVQLKARLLPPLSPVRPGSYDFSRDMFFQGIGASGFVMGTIAASVPPDAGGLRLRYAAFMQGLRDAIDARIRATLEGDNRAIATALLTGRRDAISTPVNDAMFISGLGHVLSISGYHMAVVAGVVFFAVRALLALIPGMAAGFAIKKWSAAAALVAAAFYLLLSGAEVATQRSFFMTAVVLIAVMVDRRAITFRTLAVAALIVLAVAPEALVHPSFQMSFAATLGLVALVQIGMPNLFASPDHSATARIAMWGGREIAMLFLASLIAGLATTPYAAFHFHRVTPFGVLANLGAMPVVSALVMPAGLLGLIAAPFGLDGPFWWLMGIGIDWMVAVSRWVAALPGAVGRISAFGIAPLIAASLGIIVMGLLRTPLRWAGAVVLLAAILWGLCARQPDVLIAGDGQSVAVRGRDGHLHLIRSSKDSFLLKEWLAADADSRDAGSALLAAGVSCDEAGCVTPLADGRLVALALRIDSLADDCSRAALVVTARPAPPDCAAMVVDRQRLARQGALALTRSGDGFAVQAAKTRGTDRPWSPAAAGEADFSASLAPQVAAPRNRDATPSEADLQAED
- a CDS encoding GAF domain-containing protein, with amino-acid sequence MKTFIRVVELWVPDRTRIRLEFGGGLYGEGLTAFKAVSEDLHFGYDEGLPGKAWASGHPVILTRFADSYFKRTDQAIAAGLTCGVAVPVFSGEFLQAVMVLFCGDDEAHVGAIELWHNDAEASHEMGLVDGYYGTADMFEFNSRHTRFPRGFGLPGRIWKAGLPLIIKDLHDARSFLRWEDAAKVGINLGVGVPYRTGTDQTWVLTFLSAQATPIARRFEIWVPDEARSALVFRAGDCSAQTDLAALYATKSIAKGEGSIGGAWATGMPALNDDLARDGSVAALQASASGLSQMVVLPVIGNARLDAVLAWYL
- the lexA gene encoding transcriptional repressor LexA: MLTRKQYELLRFISERLKESGVPPSFDEMKDALDLRSKSGIHRLITALEERGFIRRLPNRARAIEVIKLPELQAAAGSRRGFTPSVIEGNLGKVRTTSSPPADEGERPVAVPVMGRIAAGTPIEALQTRSHTISVPPDMLGSGEHYALEVRGDSMVEAGILDGDMALIQRNESADTGDIVVALIDDEEATLKRFRRRGASIALEPANAAYEVRILPPNRVKIQGKLIGLYRKY